The DNA segment GTTTACTAGATCGTTTATTTCAGATTCAAGTACGACACCTGAATTTACAACAGCTACTACTCTATCCAGTTCTAATTCTTTTGCATTAACAACAGATGTTGTAATAGCGCTGCTTACTATGCCTGAAATGATAAAGGCAATTTTGATTATTGTTTTCATGGAATAAAATCTACGGTTATTTACTTCGAATTTGTTAAAATTATTAGAATGTTAACTTCTTAAACTTTCTTGAATATTAATTATTAGCCAAACTATGGCTTAGTTACTTAGAAAATACGGGCGTTTATAGCCAAATATGCCTGATTCTAACATATCATCTATAGGAAGTGGTTTTTGATTTCCACCTAATCCTTTAAGAACAAACTGTAGCATAAAACCATTATCAAATTCATCGCGATTTTCATTATTAACATCTTGCTCATCTAAATTGGTATTTATATTACGATAAACGGCAAAACGAACAGCCCAACAACAGCTTTCATATTGAACGCCACCATAGGCTTCAAGTGAACGTTCTCTGAGTAAATCATGCGTAACCCGACCAACAAATTGCCAATCTTTATTGATTGGAAAACTAGACAGAGCTGATGCTTGCTCAATAGGTACACCTGAAACATTTTCAATGTAACGATGACTTAACTGAAAGACATTTCGACTATCTTTACGATAATCTATGCTTACATGGCTTTTATCTGTTCGTTTATTTTTGGTGTCGTATTGTATCTCTGTTTGTAATTGCCATCTTTTGGCAAGCTGAATAAACAAGTCTCCTGCCAAAGCCGATGCATCTTCACGTTCACCATCTTCATTAAAGGTAATATTACTATTATCTAAGTAAAATATACGACCTAAACTCAGGTGAAAAAGTTCCTTGTTTGTTTTATCTAATAACCTGGTTGTTGCGCCGACAGATACTTGATTTGCTTCTGCGATACGATCTAAACCACTAAATCTTCGGTCCCTGAATAACCCGTCAAAATCATCTTGCATGGGCGAAGTATCATAAATAAATATATCGCTCTGATCTTTTTCAGGGATATATAAGTACTGTATTTGTGGTTCAAATGTTTGAGTCATATTATCGACAAAAATAGAAGTGTCGCGATCAAAGTTTAAGCCGGTGTGTATCCTCGCCTTTGGTAACGTACGTTCAGTATCTTCAGCAATATTAAGCCCTGTTAAATTGATCGTATCAACATTATCTTGTTGATAGGCAGTATGCATGACTCTAAAATCAGAATTAATAAACCAACCAGGTTTAGAGTATGGAATTGAAATTCCGGTTTCTACATGTAGTCTGTCAGCCGTAGGCAAATCATCATTAGAAATATCAAAATGAGAATATTCGCTATAAACATTAAAGGTACTATTTAGAAAGCCTAATGGTTGATAAAGGTCAAATTCTATTTGCGGTAAGGTACGGTAACTGGGGTTGTTATCCCCTAATACTTTAAAATCTTGCACTTTAACGGTCGAATGCCAGTTATTACTGAAATATGATAGTTCGCCAATGCGCCATAAATACGCTTCTGATTTGCTGAAATGTTTACTACCAATATCAACTAAATAGTTATCATCACTGATATCACTGTAATCTACAAAAACACGATAATTGTCGGAAAACGTACCTGCATGTTGAAATCTTGCTAAATAACGAGAATCATCGTTATTAATTAATTCTTCATCTTTTTCTAAATACTCAACATCAATTTGACCAAATTGTTGGCCTGATAAATACCTGAATTCTGTGTTTAATTGGGTTCCGCGTTTTGACATGTAATATGGAGTGATTGTGGCATCCATATTTTCGGCAATATTCCAGTAGTAAGGAACGCCAATTTGAGCGCCCTTATTACTTGATGAAGAGATAACTGGATATAAAAAGCCGGTTTTACGTTCATCGGTAAGGGGGAAATTAAAGTAAGGCAGATAAAAAATAGGTACGTCTTTTACTTTAAAAATCGTATTCCAAGCTTCACCTTCATTATCTTCAGTAGATAAATTAATTTCACTTGCTGATATTTGCCAAGCGGGTACAGGCTCAATACACGTTGTAAAGCTTGAGTCTATTAAACTGGCACCTTGCTCGCTTATTTTTAATTCACCAGCTGCGCCTCTTCCGGTTGACTCGTGCAATTGATAACGGGAATTTGTTAATACCATTTTTTTATCTAGAGAACTTGCCTCTAGACCGTCGGCATCAATAGTCATTGAGCTATCTTGAAAACGGGTATTACCGATCGCCGATATTTTACCACTTACTCGATCAACCAGTATTGTGTCAGAGGCTATTTTCTTATCACCAGCGGCTAATTTCACTCCACCAGAGAAACGGGTTGACTGGTTTTTTTCAACATATGATTTTTTTGACTCTATTAATATCGATTGTTCTTCGAGTACCGTTGGATTTTCTAAAGTAATAGGATCTGGAACAGGAATAGGGCACTTAACTATCAATGGTTGAGTGCCATCTTCGGCAGCAATAGCGAAGCTATTTACGCCTAAAAAAATGACAAAAAATAAACTACGGTTGTGTGGCATGCATAGTCCGGTAAATAAATGCTGCTGAGTTCTGTA comes from the Thalassotalea nanhaiensis genome and includes:
- the lptD gene encoding LPS assembly protein LptD, whose amino-acid sequence is MPHNRSLFFVIFLGVNSFAIAAEDGTQPLIVKCPIPVPDPITLENPTVLEEQSILIESKKSYVEKNQSTRFSGGVKLAAGDKKIASDTILVDRVSGKISAIGNTRFQDSSMTIDADGLEASSLDKKMVLTNSRYQLHESTGRGAAGELKISEQGASLIDSSFTTCIEPVPAWQISASEINLSTEDNEGEAWNTIFKVKDVPIFYLPYFNFPLTDERKTGFLYPVISSSSNKGAQIGVPYYWNIAENMDATITPYYMSKRGTQLNTEFRYLSGQQFGQIDVEYLEKDEELINNDDSRYLARFQHAGTFSDNYRVFVDYSDISDDNYLVDIGSKHFSKSEAYLWRIGELSYFSNNWHSTVKVQDFKVLGDNNPSYRTLPQIEFDLYQPLGFLNSTFNVYSEYSHFDISNDDLPTADRLHVETGISIPYSKPGWFINSDFRVMHTAYQQDNVDTINLTGLNIAEDTERTLPKARIHTGLNFDRDTSIFVDNMTQTFEPQIQYLYIPEKDQSDIFIYDTSPMQDDFDGLFRDRRFSGLDRIAEANQVSVGATTRLLDKTNKELFHLSLGRIFYLDNSNITFNEDGEREDASALAGDLFIQLAKRWQLQTEIQYDTKNKRTDKSHVSIDYRKDSRNVFQLSHRYIENVSGVPIEQASALSSFPINKDWQFVGRVTHDLLRERSLEAYGGVQYESCCWAVRFAVYRNINTNLDEQDVNNENRDEFDNGFMLQFVLKGLGGNQKPLPIDDMLESGIFGYKRPYFLSN